A single region of the Jatrophihabitans sp. GAS493 genome encodes:
- a CDS encoding MATE family efflux transporter: MSGSEAATGVSTRRLLSLSASAFVVLAAEPLYLLVDTSVVGHLGSEQLAALGIGGALMGLALLLGMFVEYGTTARAARWFGAGDRAAAVNEGVQASWLAIIIGCGAVVVGELLAHPAVLLLAGSRHDAAVADAAESWFRIAVLGLPGVLLVLAGNGWMRGVQETRQPVRIVLIANAVSAILCPILVYPVGLGLRGSAIANVTAQVIGALLFLRALRSSAASTRPEWRVMRLQTALGRDLLVRSIGFQIAFLSAAAVAARMGTAQIAAHQIGLQLWEFSALVLDSFAIAAQSLVGAALGASAAALARRTAWQVGRYGLIAGCGFAALMAAGWFAIPALFTTDPAVLHQVHLLWPWFVGMLPAAGLVFALDGVLIGAGDVGFMRTLTLIAAVGFFTPLALASLRWNWGIGGVWFGLTMFILVRLVGMLLRVRTDRWLITGTGEPA; the protein is encoded by the coding sequence ATGAGCGGCAGCGAGGCGGCGACTGGGGTCTCCACCCGCCGGTTGCTGTCGCTGTCGGCGTCGGCGTTTGTCGTCCTCGCCGCCGAGCCGCTCTACCTTCTCGTGGACACCTCGGTCGTCGGGCATCTAGGTAGTGAGCAACTGGCGGCGCTGGGGATCGGCGGCGCGCTCATGGGCCTGGCCCTCTTGCTCGGCATGTTCGTCGAGTACGGCACCACCGCCCGTGCCGCCCGTTGGTTCGGAGCCGGGGATCGGGCCGCCGCGGTCAACGAAGGCGTCCAGGCTTCCTGGCTGGCGATCATCATCGGTTGCGGCGCGGTCGTGGTGGGGGAGTTGCTGGCCCATCCGGCGGTGCTGCTGCTGGCCGGCAGCCGCCACGACGCCGCCGTCGCCGACGCGGCCGAATCCTGGTTTCGAATCGCTGTGTTGGGCCTGCCGGGAGTGCTCCTGGTGCTGGCCGGAAACGGCTGGATGCGCGGTGTGCAGGAGACACGGCAACCGGTTCGTATCGTGTTGATCGCCAACGCCGTGTCAGCGATTCTCTGCCCGATTCTGGTCTATCCGGTCGGGTTGGGGCTGCGCGGCTCAGCCATCGCAAACGTCACCGCCCAGGTGATCGGGGCGCTGCTCTTCCTCCGCGCGCTCCGTTCCAGCGCCGCCTCGACCAGACCCGAGTGGCGAGTGATGCGCCTGCAGACCGCGCTCGGTCGCGACCTACTGGTGCGATCGATCGGGTTTCAGATCGCCTTTCTGAGCGCCGCCGCGGTGGCGGCCAGAATGGGTACAGCTCAGATTGCCGCGCATCAGATCGGCCTGCAATTGTGGGAATTCAGCGCGTTGGTACTGGACTCCTTCGCCATCGCCGCGCAGTCGCTGGTGGGGGCGGCGCTCGGCGCTTCGGCCGCAGCCCTGGCCCGGCGAACGGCCTGGCAGGTCGGCCGATACGGCCTGATCGCCGGCTGCGGCTTCGCCGCGCTGATGGCCGCCGGATGGTTCGCCATACCCGCCCTCTTCACGACCGATCCCGCGGTGCTGCATCAGGTGCATCTGCTCTGGCCCTGGTTCGTCGGTATGCTTCCGGCGGCTGGGCTGGTGTTCGCGCTCGACGGCGTGCTCATCGGTGCCGGAGACGTTGGGTTCATGCGGACCTTGACGCTGATCGCCGCAGTTGGCTTCTTCACCCCGCTGGCGCTGGCGTCGCTGCGTTGGAACTGGGGGATCGGTGGAGTGTGGTTCGGCCTGACCATGTTCATCCTGGTCCGGCTGGTCGGGATGCTGCTTCGGGTACGCACCGACCGCTGGCTGATCACGGGAACAGGAGAACCGGCATGA
- a CDS encoding GNAT family N-acetyltransferase — MSSVQLRRAGASDWPAIWPIWSGVVAAGDTYTYDPATDSPSAERAWLGSGEVWIAEDRGSPTPLGIYRISPNQQGPGSHVANGSYMVATGARRHGVGRQLVTHSLERACELGYHGMQFNAVAATNVHAIALYLDLGFSTVGVIPGGFRHPAAGFVDLLIMYRPL; from the coding sequence ATGAGCTCAGTTCAGCTGCGGCGCGCAGGGGCCTCTGACTGGCCGGCGATCTGGCCGATCTGGTCGGGCGTGGTCGCCGCCGGTGATACGTATACCTACGACCCGGCGACCGACTCCCCGTCCGCGGAGCGGGCCTGGCTCGGCTCCGGCGAGGTGTGGATCGCGGAAGATCGCGGTTCGCCGACGCCGCTGGGGATCTATCGAATCTCACCGAACCAGCAGGGGCCAGGCTCGCATGTGGCCAACGGGTCGTACATGGTGGCGACCGGGGCCCGCCGCCACGGAGTGGGGCGGCAGCTGGTAACTCATAGTCTCGAGCGCGCTTGCGAGCTCGGCTATCACGGCATGCAGTTCAACGCCGTCGCCGCCACCAATGTTCACGCGATCGCGCTGTACCTCGATCTCGGCTTCAGCACCGTCGGTGTCATTCCGGGCGGGTTTCGTCACCCGGCGGCGGGCTTCGTGGACCTGCTCATCATGTACCGACCGCTATGA
- the rbfA gene encoding 30S ribosome-binding factor RbfA: MVDQGRARRLAGRIKQIVATFVETQIKDPRLGMVTITDVRMTGDLHDATVFYTVFGDEDAQRESAMALESAKGVMRTEVGRLTGVRFTPTLTFILDAVPETAKHIDDLLTVAAQADAELDRARMGASYAGDADPYRKPREVVDDEE, from the coding sequence ATGGTTGACCAGGGTCGGGCACGACGCCTCGCGGGGCGAATCAAGCAGATCGTCGCTACCTTCGTGGAGACACAGATCAAGGATCCACGCCTTGGTATGGTCACCATCACCGACGTCCGAATGACCGGCGATCTCCACGATGCCACCGTGTTTTACACCGTGTTCGGCGATGAGGATGCTCAGCGGGAGTCGGCGATGGCGCTGGAGTCGGCCAAGGGCGTCATGCGTACCGAGGTTGGACGCCTGACCGGCGTGCGGTTCACCCCCACCCTGACCTTCATCCTGGATGCCGTTCCGGAGACGGCCAAACACATCGACGACCTGCTGACGGTCGCCGCCCAAGCCGACGCCGAGTTGGACCGGGCGCGGATGGGTGCCAGCTATGCCGGTGACGCCGATCCGTATCGCAAGCCTCGGGAAGTCGTCGACGACGAAGAATGA
- a CDS encoding DUF503 domain-containing protein — protein MVVGTLTFDLLLGDVHSLKEKRSVLRPIISQLRKRFDVAAAETGDQELHRRAEVSVAVVAGEHAHVREVLENCERLLASFPEVEILQARHRILDDDDLD, from the coding sequence GTGGTAGTCGGAACATTAACCTTCGATCTGCTACTCGGTGATGTTCATTCGCTGAAGGAGAAGCGCTCCGTGCTTCGCCCGATCATCAGCCAGCTGCGCAAGCGTTTCGATGTGGCGGCGGCCGAGACCGGCGACCAGGAACTGCACCGTCGAGCCGAGGTGTCAGTGGCTGTGGTGGCGGGTGAGCACGCGCACGTGCGAGAGGTTCTGGAGAACTGCGAACGCCTCCTCGCCTCGTTTCCCGAGGTGGAAATATTGCAGGCGCGACACCGGATTCTCGACGATGATGATCTGGACTGA
- the infB gene encoding translation initiation factor IF-2 has product MTGKTRVSALAKELGVTSKDVLAKLGEIGEFVKSASSTIEPPVARRVREAFPDAVAAPAKKAPAKKAVPAPAPAPVEAAVSAPPTPAPAPAAPVVVETAPVVPAPAFEAAAPAPAAPEAPAAPAPAPVAAEAAPVAEAPSARPAAGPRPGPRVGNNPFGVGGSSPSTRPAAPRPAGAAPTPGMPPRPAARPGGSAGSGGPRPNPGMMPPRPSPGSMPGRGAGAPGPGGFGGQRPGGPGGPGRPGAPGAGRPGGPAGAGRPGSGGPGGGGGNYRGGAGAPGGAPGGAPGGGGFRGGPGGGPGGGGGGGGRPGGPGGRGRGAGTAGAFGRQGGRPARGRKSKKQRRQEFDNMQAPSLGGVQVPRGSGEVLRLPRGASLTDFAEKIDGNPAALVTVLFHLGEMVTATQSVNEETLQLLGAELNYVIQVVSPEDEDRELLESFDLTFGEDEGADDLIVARPPVVTVMGHVDHGKTRLLDAIRKTNVIEDEAGGITQHIGAYQVHVEHEGTERAITFIDTPGHEAFTAMRARGASTTDIVVLVVAADDGVMPQTIEALNHAQAAGAPIVVAVNKIDKEGANPQKVRQQLTEYGLVAEEYGGDTMFIDVSARAGLNIDGLLEGVLLTADASLDLRANPDQDAQGIVIEARLDRGRGPVATLLVQRGTLRVGDSVVAGDAFGRVRAMLDEHGETLDFAGPSRPIQVLGLTSVPGAGDSFLVVEEDRIARQIADRRAARERNAQLASTRRRVSLDDLDKALAAGEVQQLNLIIKGDVSGSVEALEDALVGIDIGDTADEVSLRVIGRGVGAINENDVNLAIASDAVIIGFNVRPAGKAGELADREGVDIRYYTVIYQAIDEIEAALKGMLKPEYHEVQLGTAEVREVFRVPKIGNVAGSLVRSGTIRRNSKARLIRDGVVVADNLTVESLRRFKDDATEVRDGFECGIGLGSFNDIKPEDVIETFELQEKARS; this is encoded by the coding sequence GTGACCGGCAAGACCCGCGTGTCCGCGCTCGCAAAAGAGCTCGGAGTTACCAGCAAAGATGTTCTCGCCAAGCTCGGCGAGATCGGCGAATTCGTCAAGAGTGCATCCTCCACGATCGAGCCACCTGTAGCCCGCCGCGTTCGGGAGGCATTCCCGGACGCTGTCGCCGCACCGGCGAAGAAGGCTCCGGCTAAGAAGGCCGTCCCGGCACCAGCCCCGGCTCCGGTCGAGGCCGCGGTGTCGGCCCCTCCGACGCCCGCTCCCGCCCCGGCCGCTCCGGTCGTCGTCGAGACGGCTCCGGTCGTTCCCGCACCGGCGTTCGAGGCTGCTGCCCCAGCTCCGGCCGCGCCGGAGGCACCCGCTGCACCGGCACCGGCGCCCGTCGCCGCCGAGGCGGCTCCGGTCGCCGAGGCTCCCTCCGCTCGTCCGGCCGCCGGCCCGCGCCCCGGCCCCAGAGTCGGCAATAACCCCTTCGGTGTGGGGGGTAGTTCACCCAGCACCCGTCCAGCTGCGCCGCGCCCGGCCGGCGCCGCGCCCACGCCCGGTATGCCGCCGCGCCCGGCCGCTCGTCCCGGCGGCAGCGCCGGTTCCGGCGGGCCCCGTCCGAACCCGGGCATGATGCCGCCGCGCCCGAGTCCAGGCTCAATGCCCGGCCGCGGTGCCGGTGCCCCCGGTCCGGGTGGCTTCGGTGGTCAGCGTCCCGGCGGTCCGGGTGGTCCGGGTCGCCCCGGCGCTCCCGGCGCCGGTCGTCCGGGTGGTCCGGCTGGTGCCGGTCGTCCCGGTTCCGGTGGTCCCGGTGGCGGCGGCGGTAACTACCGCGGCGGTGCCGGTGCTCCGGGCGGAGCGCCCGGTGGCGCGCCTGGTGGCGGCGGTTTCCGCGGCGGTCCCGGTGGCGGCCCCGGTGGCGGTGGCGGCGGCGGTGGACGTCCCGGTGGACCGGGTGGTCGCGGTCGCGGCGCTGGTACCGCCGGCGCGTTCGGTCGCCAGGGTGGTCGTCCGGCCCGTGGGCGCAAGAGCAAGAAGCAGCGTCGCCAGGAGTTCGACAACATGCAGGCGCCCTCGCTGGGCGGCGTGCAGGTTCCCCGTGGCAGTGGAGAGGTGCTGCGCCTTCCGCGCGGCGCCTCGCTCACCGATTTTGCCGAGAAGATCGACGGAAACCCAGCTGCGCTGGTGACGGTCCTCTTCCACCTCGGTGAGATGGTGACCGCTACCCAGTCGGTCAACGAAGAGACGCTGCAGTTGCTCGGCGCCGAGTTGAACTACGTGATCCAGGTCGTCAGCCCGGAGGACGAGGACCGTGAGCTTCTCGAGTCCTTCGACCTCACCTTCGGTGAGGACGAGGGTGCGGACGATCTCATCGTCGCCCGGCCGCCGGTCGTCACGGTGATGGGCCACGTCGACCATGGAAAGACGCGTCTTCTCGATGCGATTCGCAAGACCAACGTCATCGAGGACGAGGCCGGCGGCATTACCCAGCACATCGGTGCCTACCAGGTGCACGTCGAGCACGAGGGCACTGAGCGAGCAATCACCTTCATCGACACCCCGGGTCACGAGGCGTTCACCGCCATGCGTGCCCGTGGTGCCTCCACCACTGACATCGTCGTGCTGGTGGTGGCGGCCGACGACGGTGTCATGCCGCAGACGATCGAAGCGCTCAACCACGCGCAGGCCGCTGGTGCCCCGATCGTGGTCGCCGTGAACAAGATCGACAAGGAAGGCGCGAACCCGCAGAAGGTTCGGCAGCAGCTCACCGAATACGGTCTGGTCGCTGAGGAGTATGGCGGCGACACCATGTTCATCGACGTCTCCGCGCGGGCCGGGTTGAACATCGACGGTCTCCTCGAAGGAGTGCTGCTGACCGCGGATGCGTCGCTCGACCTACGGGCCAACCCCGATCAGGATGCTCAGGGCATCGTGATCGAGGCCCGCCTGGATCGCGGTCGTGGCCCGGTGGCCACCCTGCTCGTCCAGCGCGGAACGCTGCGCGTGGGTGACTCGGTCGTCGCCGGTGACGCCTTCGGCCGGGTCCGGGCGATGCTCGACGAGCACGGTGAGACGCTGGACTTCGCTGGCCCGTCGCGTCCGATCCAGGTTCTGGGTCTGACCTCCGTGCCGGGTGCCGGTGACTCCTTCCTCGTCGTTGAGGAAGACCGGATCGCCCGTCAGATCGCCGACCGCCGAGCCGCTCGCGAGCGGAACGCCCAGCTGGCCTCGACCCGTCGTCGAGTCTCGCTCGACGACCTCGACAAGGCACTGGCCGCCGGTGAGGTGCAGCAGCTCAACCTCATCATCAAGGGTGACGTCTCCGGTTCCGTCGAGGCACTCGAAGATGCCCTGGTCGGGATCGACATCGGCGACACCGCCGACGAGGTCTCACTGCGGGTGATCGGTCGCGGCGTCGGTGCCATCAACGAGAACGACGTCAACCTGGCGATCGCCTCGGATGCCGTCATCATCGGCTTCAACGTCCGGCCGGCCGGCAAGGCCGGTGAGCTCGCTGACCGTGAGGGCGTCGACATTCGCTACTACACCGTCATTTACCAGGCGATTGACGAGATCGAGGCTGCGCTCAAGGGCATGCTCAAGCCCGAGTACCACGAAGTGCAGCTCGGCACGGCCGAGGTCCGGGAGGTCTTCCGGGTGCCGAAGATCGGCAACGTGGCCGGTTCGTTGGTCCGCTCGGGCACGATCCGACGCAACAGCAAGGCGCGTCTCATCCGTGACGGCGTCGTCGTGGCCGACAACCTCACGGTGGAGTCGCTGCGCCGGTTCAAGGACGACGCGACCGAAGTCCGCGACGGTTTCGAGTGCGGTATCGGTCTTGGGTCGTTCAACGACATCAAGCCCGAAGACGTCATCGAGACGTTCGAACTACAGGAGAAGGCGCGCAGCTGA
- a CDS encoding YlxR family protein — MALTRCSAQIGSVRLEVRGGYPSDVAVTSQPIRTCVGCRSRSETAGLLRVVAGLASSSSAANPAVQLVVVDPRHRLPGRGAWVHPTAECVALADRRRAFGRALRLSGIIDSRSVNEYVDSISHDAVEVPAAEKH; from the coding sequence GTGGCCCTGACGCGCTGTAGTGCTCAGATTGGCTCGGTTCGGCTCGAGGTTCGCGGAGGATATCCCAGTGATGTCGCCGTGACGTCACAGCCGATCCGAACCTGCGTCGGGTGTCGTTCTCGTTCGGAGACCGCTGGTCTGCTACGCGTTGTCGCAGGGCTGGCGTCCTCGAGTTCCGCCGCGAATCCGGCTGTCCAGCTCGTCGTCGTCGATCCGCGTCACCGTCTCCCCGGACGAGGTGCATGGGTGCACCCCACCGCGGAGTGCGTTGCTCTCGCGGACCGGCGTCGTGCATTCGGTCGGGCCCTGCGCCTGAGCGGAATCATCGACAGCAGGTCTGTGAATGAGTACGTCGACAGCATCAGCCATGACGCTGTCGAGGTACCCGCTGCAGAGAAGCACTGA
- the nusA gene encoding transcription termination factor NusA, which yields MVNVDIAALRSIEREKEIPFETIMLALETALLTAYRHTPHSMPHARVDIDRKSGDVTVWAQDLGPDGSIEEEYDDTPLDFGRVAAATARQVIIQRLRDAEHDLTFGEFSGREGDIVTGVIQADAQAATKGMVLVDIGKLEAILPQSEQVPGEDYSHGTRLKCYVVGVTRGMRGPQVTLSRTHPNLVRKLFSLEVPEIADESVEIVAVAREAGHRSKISVRTDVVGLNAKGACIGPMGQRVRNVVAELHGEKIDIIDWNADPAVYVGNALSPANAISSEIVDEATQAVRVVVADYQLSLAIGREGQNARLAARLTGARIDIHSDSEAAATPAARSGDRGHDDQGDDTPDREE from the coding sequence ATGGTCAACGTTGATATCGCCGCTCTGCGCAGCATCGAACGGGAGAAGGAGATCCCCTTCGAGACGATCATGCTGGCGCTGGAGACGGCACTGCTGACCGCTTACCGGCACACCCCCCACTCCATGCCGCATGCCCGGGTCGACATCGACCGCAAGAGCGGTGACGTCACGGTCTGGGCCCAGGATCTCGGCCCGGATGGCTCCATCGAGGAGGAGTACGACGACACGCCGCTCGATTTCGGGCGGGTCGCCGCGGCGACGGCCCGGCAGGTCATCATTCAGCGCCTGCGGGACGCCGAACACGATCTGACCTTCGGTGAGTTCTCGGGCCGCGAGGGTGACATCGTGACCGGAGTCATTCAGGCCGATGCGCAGGCCGCCACCAAGGGCATGGTGCTGGTCGACATCGGAAAGCTGGAGGCGATCCTCCCGCAGTCCGAGCAGGTTCCGGGCGAGGACTACAGCCACGGCACCCGACTCAAGTGCTACGTCGTAGGGGTGACTCGGGGAATGCGAGGGCCCCAGGTCACGCTCAGCCGCACGCATCCGAACCTCGTCCGCAAGCTCTTCTCGCTCGAAGTGCCGGAGATCGCCGACGAGAGCGTCGAGATCGTCGCGGTCGCCCGGGAGGCCGGTCACCGCAGCAAAATCTCCGTTCGCACCGACGTGGTCGGGCTCAACGCCAAGGGGGCCTGCATCGGCCCGATGGGGCAGCGGGTTCGCAACGTGGTCGCCGAGTTGCACGGCGAGAAGATCGACATCATCGACTGGAATGCCGACCCGGCCGTCTACGTCGGCAACGCGTTGTCACCGGCGAACGCCATCAGCAGCGAGATCGTCGACGAGGCCACTCAGGCGGTTCGTGTGGTCGTGGCCGACTATCAACTGTCGCTGGCGATCGGCCGGGAGGGGCAGAACGCCCGCCTCGCCGCGCGTCTGACCGGCGCTCGAATCGACATCCACAGCGACTCCGAGGCCGCCGCTACGCCAGCGGCGCGCTCCGGCGACCGTGGGCACGATGATCAGGGCGACGACACGCCCGACCGCGAGGAGTAA
- the rimP gene encoding ribosome maturation factor RimP: MSAAKAGPPDARSAKVRDQLREVLSPVVAEAGYDLEELTVKSVGRRSLVRVVVDADGGIDLDAIASVSRLLSDALDDDTSAGGQFNEPFVLEVTSPGVDRPLTEPRHWRRAAGRLVKVTVDGTELVGRVSSAGSGGVELLCDGSTRSLSWGDLGPGRVQVEFNRGAAADLDNVGSDADDLDAEHSDIGAEHSDDLADDETEHDETEHDETEHDETEED; encoded by the coding sequence ATGTCAGCAGCGAAGGCTGGCCCACCCGATGCACGGTCGGCGAAGGTTCGCGATCAACTGCGGGAGGTTCTGTCTCCCGTCGTGGCTGAGGCCGGGTATGACCTCGAGGAACTGACGGTGAAGTCCGTCGGACGACGCAGCCTGGTGCGCGTCGTCGTCGATGCCGACGGTGGAATCGATCTGGACGCGATCGCCTCGGTCAGCCGACTTCTGTCCGACGCCCTGGACGACGACACATCGGCCGGCGGTCAATTCAACGAGCCGTTCGTGCTCGAGGTGACCTCGCCCGGCGTCGACCGCCCGCTCACCGAACCGCGGCACTGGCGCCGGGCTGCCGGCCGGCTGGTGAAGGTGACGGTGGACGGAACCGAACTCGTGGGCCGGGTAAGCAGCGCCGGGAGCGGGGGAGTCGAGTTGCTCTGTGACGGTTCCACGCGCTCGTTGAGCTGGGGCGATCTCGGTCCGGGACGGGTTCAGGTCGAATTCAATCGGGGCGCGGCCGCTGATCTGGACAACGTCGGGTCGGACGCGGACGATCTTGATGCAGAGCACAGCGACATTGGTGCAGAGCACAGCGACGACCTGGCCGACGACGAGACAGAACACGACGAAACAGAGCACGACGAAACAGAGCACGACGAAACTGAGGAAGACTGA
- a CDS encoding DUF4439 domain-containing protein codes for MTVTESLQSLLAAEHAAVFGYRRLGPHVTDSSGRELARSCEAAHRAVRDELTAALLAAGEVPVRPLADYPLAEPLAGPLAAPQAAVSLEQSCAVAARLLLLSAATPTAAPTATQLKRLRVTAQSELSDSAVRATRWRIRYEPHQATVAFPGIG; via the coding sequence ATGACCGTGACTGAGAGTCTGCAGTCGCTGCTGGCCGCCGAACACGCCGCTGTCTTCGGCTATCGCCGTCTCGGGCCGCACGTCACCGACTCCTCAGGCCGGGAGCTGGCCCGCAGCTGTGAGGCGGCCCACCGGGCAGTTCGCGACGAGCTGACCGCCGCGTTACTCGCGGCCGGGGAGGTGCCGGTTCGACCGCTGGCCGACTACCCGCTGGCCGAGCCGCTGGCCGGCCCGCTAGCTGCGCCTCAAGCTGCGGTAAGTCTTGAGCAATCCTGCGCCGTAGCAGCCCGTCTGCTGCTGCTGAGCGCCGCGACGCCAACTGCAGCCCCGACAGCGACGCAGTTGAAGCGGCTGCGGGTGACGGCGCAGAGCGAGCTGAGCGACAGTGCGGTACGGGCCACCCGATGGCGGATTCGCTACGAACCCCACCAGGCGACGGTGGCATTCCCCGGCATCGGGTAA
- a CDS encoding DUF4081 domain-containing GNAT family N-acetyltransferase, with protein sequence MTITRPDVSVSTRTPPKVRVRLLGNSDLDDVQGLVAADPIVNAVVGARLREVSDLDGAGLAGSLIGVEIGGRLVGGCFNGGNLMPFGTDERAIAPLAHHLAEHPRICSAVVGRREVLTPLWSILAAAWARPRLIRQQQPLLVVTSVDAELVDAALRPAVIADLDNYLPAAAAMFTEELGLSPFLHMTRAAYRERLASLIAAGRALVLTDANRQVIFKAELAAVSAETCQIQGVWVRPDLRGHGISGAAMAGVVQYALKLAPSASLYVNDFNIPARRLYDRLGMRAVATLTTILF encoded by the coding sequence GTGACAATCACCCGACCCGACGTCTCGGTGTCGACCCGCACTCCGCCAAAGGTGCGGGTCCGGTTGCTGGGTAACTCGGATCTGGACGACGTCCAGGGACTCGTGGCCGCCGACCCGATCGTGAACGCGGTGGTCGGGGCTCGGCTACGCGAGGTCAGCGACCTCGACGGCGCCGGGCTCGCCGGCTCTCTGATCGGCGTGGAGATCGGGGGCCGGCTGGTTGGCGGGTGCTTCAACGGAGGCAACCTCATGCCGTTCGGCACGGACGAGCGGGCGATCGCCCCGCTCGCCCACCATCTGGCCGAACATCCTCGAATCTGCTCGGCCGTCGTGGGGCGTCGTGAGGTCCTGACCCCGCTGTGGAGCATCCTCGCCGCTGCTTGGGCGCGCCCGCGCCTGATCCGTCAGCAGCAACCCCTGCTCGTCGTGACGTCGGTGGACGCGGAACTCGTCGATGCAGCACTGCGCCCGGCTGTCATCGCGGACCTTGACAACTACCTCCCCGCGGCTGCGGCCATGTTTACTGAAGAGCTCGGACTGTCGCCGTTCCTGCATATGACCCGGGCCGCCTACCGCGAGCGGCTCGCCTCGTTGATCGCGGCCGGACGGGCGCTGGTCCTGACCGACGCCAACCGGCAGGTGATCTTCAAAGCCGAACTCGCCGCGGTCTCAGCCGAGACGTGTCAGATTCAGGGGGTCTGGGTACGGCCTGACCTGCGCGGGCACGGCATCTCCGGGGCGGCGATGGCTGGTGTCGTCCAGTACGCGCTGAAGCTGGCCCCGAGCGCGAGCCTGTACGTCAACGACTTCAATATCCCGGCCCGCCGCCTCTATGACCGGCTGGGTATGCGAGCGGTCGCGACGCTCACGACGATTCTCTTCTGA
- the ispG gene encoding flavodoxin-dependent (E)-4-hydroxy-3-methylbut-2-enyl-diphosphate synthase translates to MTVSLGMPAGPPPVLTPRRKTRKIQVGSVAVGGDAQISVQSMTTTLTSDVNATLQQIAALTATGCDIVRVAVPSQDDADALPEIAKHSQIPVIADIHFQPKYVFAAIDAGCAAVRVNPGNIKAFDDKIAEIARAATATGTSLRIGVNAGSLDKRLLAKYGKATPEALVESALNEAALFEEHDFRDFKISVKHNDPVVMVKAYELLSERCDYPLHLGVTEAGPAFQGTIKSSVAFGALLSRGIGDTIRVSLSAPPVEEVKVGLAILESLNLRQRRLEIVSCPSCGRAQVDVYTLAERVTAGLEGIEVPLRVAVMGCVVNGPGEAREADLGVASGNGKGQIFVRGEVIKTVPESQIVETLIEEAMRMAEEMSAAGVGSGPPSVAVS, encoded by the coding sequence GTGACTGTTTCTCTTGGAATGCCCGCCGGACCGCCGCCAGTTCTCACCCCTCGCCGCAAGACCCGCAAGATCCAGGTCGGTTCGGTGGCCGTCGGTGGTGACGCGCAGATCTCGGTGCAGTCGATGACGACGACCCTGACCTCTGACGTCAACGCGACCCTTCAGCAGATCGCGGCGCTCACCGCCACTGGCTGCGACATCGTCCGGGTGGCCGTTCCCTCCCAGGACGACGCCGATGCCCTACCGGAGATTGCCAAGCACAGTCAGATCCCGGTGATCGCCGACATTCACTTCCAGCCCAAGTACGTCTTCGCCGCCATCGACGCCGGCTGCGCTGCGGTGCGGGTAAACCCGGGAAACATAAAGGCATTCGACGACAAGATCGCCGAGATCGCCCGGGCCGCCACCGCCACCGGAACCTCACTGCGTATCGGCGTCAACGCCGGTTCGTTGGACAAGCGACTGTTGGCGAAGTACGGAAAAGCGACGCCCGAGGCGCTCGTCGAGTCGGCCCTGAACGAGGCGGCTCTCTTCGAGGAACACGACTTCCGGGACTTCAAGATCTCGGTGAAGCACAATGACCCGGTCGTGATGGTCAAGGCCTACGAACTGCTCTCCGAACGTTGCGACTACCCGCTGCATCTTGGAGTCACAGAGGCCGGACCGGCGTTCCAGGGGACGATCAAGTCGTCGGTCGCCTTCGGTGCGCTGTTGTCGCGCGGAATCGGCGATACGATCCGCGTCTCGCTCTCGGCTCCGCCGGTGGAGGAGGTGAAGGTTGGCCTGGCCATCCTCGAGTCGCTCAACCTGCGCCAGCGGCGTCTGGAGATCGTCTCCTGTCCATCGTGTGGTCGGGCTCAGGTCGACGTTTACACACTGGCCGAGCGGGTGACCGCCGGGCTGGAGGGGATTGAGGTTCCGCTGCGGGTAGCCGTCATGGGCTGTGTCGTGAATGGCCCCGGTGAGGCGCGCGAAGCGGATCTGGGCGTCGCCTCCGGCAACGGCAAGGGGCAGATCTTCGTCCGTGGTGAGGTCATCAAGACAGTGCCGGAGTCGCAGATCGTCGAGACTCTGATCGAAGAAGCGATGCGAATGGCCGAGGAGATGAGCGCGGCCGGCGTCGGTTCCGGGCCGCCTTCGGTCGCCGTCTCCTAG